From the Quercus lobata isolate SW786 chromosome 6, ValleyOak3.0 Primary Assembly, whole genome shotgun sequence genome, one window contains:
- the LOC115994217 gene encoding probable indole-3-pyruvate monooxygenase YUCCA10 isoform X2, with translation MQKFLVLIVGAGPSGIATAACLTHHSIPYVLLEREDCHNSLWKKGTYDRLGLHLAKEFCSLPYKPQPPNTPSFMSKECFVRYIDEYVSQFDINPRYHRSVESASYDNSENKWRVEAKNTIEGKTEVYVAEFLVVATGENSEGYIPDVTGLDSFKGEIVHSKQYKSGLKYQDQDVLVVGCGNSGMEIAYDLSNFYSRPSIVVRGPFHVLTREAVHRGMSLMKYLPVHVVDALTMIHAAFLFGNLSKYGIHRPNIGPFFQKSLTGRSPVIDVGTIKKIKQGEVQVVPGIVRINEDSVEFMDGTERKFAAIVFATGYKSSANDWLKDYKYALNEEGMPKNPFPAHFKGEKGLYCAGLSKRGLFGVARDAETIADDINKILSARNWKLYL, from the exons ATGCAGAAATTTT TAGTTTTGATTGTAGGAGCTGGCCCTTCTGGCATTGCAACTGCAGCTTGCTTGACCCATCATTCCATTCCCTATGTGCTCCTTGAAAGAGAAGATTGCCATAATTCTCTTTGGAAGAAAGGAACCTATGATCGACTAGGTCTCCATCTAGCTAAAGAATTTTGCTCCTTACCATATAAGCCACAGCCACCAAATACCCCTTCTTTCATGTCCAAGGAATGTTTTGTTCGATACATAGATGAATATGTGTCCCAGTTTGACATCAACCCTCGCTACCACCGCTCTGTTGAGTCGGCTTCCTATGACAATTCTGAAAACAAATGGAGGGTTGAAGCTAAGAACACCATAGAAGGGAAGACGGAGGTTTATGTTGCTGAGTTTTTAGTGGTTGCTACCGGTGAGAATAGCGAGGGCTATATACCTGATGTGACTGGTTTGGATAGCTTTAAGGGAGAGATTGTACATTCCAAACAGTACAAATCAGGTCTGAAATATCAAGACCAAGATGTCTTGGTGGTTGGCTGTGGTAATTCCGGAATGGAGATTGCTTATGACCTCTCAAACTTCTATAGTCGCCCCTCCATTGTTGTCAGAGGCCCG TTTCATGTGCTGACCAGAGAAGCTGTGCATCGAGGAATGTCTTTAATGAAATATCTCCCTGTTCACGTTGTGGATGCTTTGACCATGATACATGCAGCTTTCCTTTTCGGCAATCTGTCCAAGTATGGCATCCATCGCCCAAATATAGGCCCCTTCTTTCAAAAATCGTTAACCGGAAGGTCTCCTGTTATTGATGTTGGAACAATCAAAAAGATCAAACAAGGAGAGGTTCAG GTTGTCCCTGGTATAGTGAGAATCAATGAAGACAGTGTGGAGTTCATGGATGGCACTGAGAGGAAGTTCGCTGCGATTGTGTTTGCAACTGGTTATAAAAGCTCAGCTAATGATTGGCTTAAG GATTATAAATATGCTCTGAATGAAGAAGGAATGCCAAAAAATCCATTCCCAGCTCACTTTAAGGGAGAGAAAGGCCTGTATTGTGCTGGGTTGTCAAAGAGGGGACTGTTTGGAGTAGCGAGGGATGCAGAGACCATAGCTGATGATATCAACAAGATTCTGAGTGCCAGAAACTGGAAGCTCTACCTATAA
- the LOC115994880 gene encoding mechanosensitive ion channel protein 1, mitochondrial isoform X2, producing the protein MAGVRVTLLRLLRNSANPFSKMQSFRSYNNSDMRISSPLQAFVKESQSPETLTNTHFKTLGSQSLLYTQCYKTKPITAFSPTLSNLHLLHNSPLILISPFSNYRSYSWSSGSKADKAGVPTASGASGVDGSGNDVFGSDFVDKVKDAWQTAVDAGTYTVQKAKEASDELIPYAHQLLDSHPYLKDVIIPFGGTFAGTILAWSVMPRLLRRFHKYATQSPAASPTGSVSWEQVPYERTIWGALEDPVRYLITFMAFSQMVVMVAPTTMASQYLGQAWRGAVILSFVWFLHRWKSNVFTRMLATQSAVGIDRDKLLAFDNLSSVGLFVIGIMALAEACGVAVQSVLTVGGIGDNSLK; encoded by the exons ATGGCTGGAGTAAGGGTTACCCTTTTGAGATTGCTGCGTAATTCGGCCAATCCCTTTTCAAAAATGCAATCTTTTCGATCATACAACAACTCTGACATGAGAATTTCTTCACCATTGCAAGCTTTTGTGAAAGAATCACAGTCCCCTGAAACTTTGACAAATACCCATTTTAAAACTCTGGGTTCTCAGTCTCTTCTTTATACCCAATGTTACAAGACCAAACCCATTACTGCATTTTCACCTACCTTGTCGAATTTGCACCTCCTACATAATAGCCCTCTTATTTTGATCAGCCCCTTTTCAAATTATCGGTCATATTCATGGTCTTCTGGTAGCAAAGCTGATAAAGCTGGAGTTCCCACTGCTTCTGGTGCAAGTGGAGTGGATGGTAGTGGTAAtgatgtttttggaagtgattttgtTGATAAGGTTAAAGATGCTTGGCAGACTGCAGTTGATGCGGGAACTTATACTGTGCAAAAGGCTAAAGAAGCTTCTGATGAACTGATCCCCTATGCTCATCAATTACTTGATTCACATCCCTATCTGAAAGATGTAATTATTCCATTTGGTGGTACTTTTGCTGGTACTATATTGGCTTGGTCGGTTATGCCTAGGCTTTTGAGGAGATTTCACAAGTATGCTACGCAAAGTCCTGCTGCTTCACCAACTGGAAGTGTCTCTTGGGAGCAAGTTCCATACGAAAGAACTATTTGGGGTGCTTTGGAGGATCCAGTGCGATATCTAATTACCTTTATGGCATTTTCACAAAT GGTTGTAATGGTCGCACCAACCACTATGGCATCACAGTACCTTGGACAGGCATGGAGGGGTGCAGTTATTCTTTCATTTGTATGGTTTTTGCATCGATGGAAGTCGAATGTGTTTACTCGTATGTTGGCAACTCAGAGTGCAGTGGGTATTGATAGGGACAAGTTGCTGGCTTTTGACAACCTTTCATCTGTTGGTCTATTTGTGATTGGTATAATGGCTTTAGCTGAGGCTTGTGGGGTTGCTGTGCAATCTGTTCTGACTGTTGGTGGCATAGGAG ACAATAGTTTGAAGTGA
- the LOC115994880 gene encoding mechanosensitive ion channel protein 1, mitochondrial isoform X1 — protein sequence MAGVRVTLLRLLRNSANPFSKMQSFRSYNNSDMRISSPLQAFVKESQSPETLTNTHFKTLGSQSLLYTQCYKTKPITAFSPTLSNLHLLHNSPLILISPFSNYRSYSWSSGSKADKAGVPTASGASGVDGSGNDVFGSDFVDKVKDAWQTAVDAGTYTVQKAKEASDELIPYAHQLLDSHPYLKDVIIPFGGTFAGTILAWSVMPRLLRRFHKYATQSPAASPTGSVSWEQVPYERTIWGALEDPVRYLITFMAFSQMVVMVAPTTMASQYLGQAWRGAVILSFVWFLHRWKSNVFTRMLATQSAVGIDRDKLLAFDNLSSVGLFVIGIMALAEACGVAVQSVLTVGGIGGVATAFAARDILGNVLSGLALQFSKPFSLGDKIKAGNVEGQVVDMGLTTTSLLNAEKFPVIVPNSLFSSQVIVNKSRAQWRAMVTKIPLQVDDLDKIPLITNDVKSMLRLNSKVFLGMEAPYCFLSRIESSFAELTLGCNLKHMSKDELHSTEQDLLLQSVQIIKKHGARLGSTWQDTTSQ from the exons ATGGCTGGAGTAAGGGTTACCCTTTTGAGATTGCTGCGTAATTCGGCCAATCCCTTTTCAAAAATGCAATCTTTTCGATCATACAACAACTCTGACATGAGAATTTCTTCACCATTGCAAGCTTTTGTGAAAGAATCACAGTCCCCTGAAACTTTGACAAATACCCATTTTAAAACTCTGGGTTCTCAGTCTCTTCTTTATACCCAATGTTACAAGACCAAACCCATTACTGCATTTTCACCTACCTTGTCGAATTTGCACCTCCTACATAATAGCCCTCTTATTTTGATCAGCCCCTTTTCAAATTATCGGTCATATTCATGGTCTTCTGGTAGCAAAGCTGATAAAGCTGGAGTTCCCACTGCTTCTGGTGCAAGTGGAGTGGATGGTAGTGGTAAtgatgtttttggaagtgattttgtTGATAAGGTTAAAGATGCTTGGCAGACTGCAGTTGATGCGGGAACTTATACTGTGCAAAAGGCTAAAGAAGCTTCTGATGAACTGATCCCCTATGCTCATCAATTACTTGATTCACATCCCTATCTGAAAGATGTAATTATTCCATTTGGTGGTACTTTTGCTGGTACTATATTGGCTTGGTCGGTTATGCCTAGGCTTTTGAGGAGATTTCACAAGTATGCTACGCAAAGTCCTGCTGCTTCACCAACTGGAAGTGTCTCTTGGGAGCAAGTTCCATACGAAAGAACTATTTGGGGTGCTTTGGAGGATCCAGTGCGATATCTAATTACCTTTATGGCATTTTCACAAAT GGTTGTAATGGTCGCACCAACCACTATGGCATCACAGTACCTTGGACAGGCATGGAGGGGTGCAGTTATTCTTTCATTTGTATGGTTTTTGCATCGATGGAAGTCGAATGTGTTTACTCGTATGTTGGCAACTCAGAGTGCAGTGGGTATTGATAGGGACAAGTTGCTGGCTTTTGACAACCTTTCATCTGTTGGTCTATTTGTGATTGGTATAATGGCTTTAGCTGAGGCTTGTGGGGTTGCTGTGCAATCTGTTCTGACTGTTGGTGGCATAGGAG GAGTTGCTACTGCTTTTGCTGCCAGAGATATCCTTGGGAATGTACTCAGTGGGTTAGCTTTGCAGTTTTCAAAGCCATTTTCACTTggagataaaataaaa GCTGGTAATGTAGAAGGTCAAGTGGTGGACATGGGACTCACTACCACATCACTATTAAATGCTGAAAAGTTTCCAGTCATAGTTCCAAATTCTCTTTTTTCCAGTCAG GTGATTGTGAACAAGTCACGTGCCCAATGGCGTGCCATGGTCACCAAGATACCCTTGCAAGTTGATGATTTGGACAAGATTCCCCTTATAACAAATGATGTAAAGAGTATGCTAAGATTGAACTCGAAAGTTTTCCTGGGTATGGAGGCCCCTTATTGTTTCCTCTCTCGAATTGAAAGTTCTTTCGCTGAATTAACCCTTGGATGCAATCTCAAACATATG AGCAAAGATGAATTGCACTCTACGGAACAGGATCTTCTTCTGCAGTCTGTCCAGATAATTAAGAAGCACGGTGCTAGACTGGGTAGCACCTGGCAGGATACAACCAGTCAGTGA
- the LOC115994217 gene encoding probable indole-3-pyruvate monooxygenase YUCCA10 isoform X1: protein MESKAVVLIVGAGPSGIATAACLTHHSIPYVLLEREDCHNSLWKKGTYDRLGLHLAKEFCSLPYKPQPPNTPSFMSKECFVRYIDEYVSQFDINPRYHRSVESASYDNSENKWRVEAKNTIEGKTEVYVAEFLVVATGENSEGYIPDVTGLDSFKGEIVHSKQYKSGLKYQDQDVLVVGCGNSGMEIAYDLSNFYSRPSIVVRGPFHVLTREAVHRGMSLMKYLPVHVVDALTMIHAAFLFGNLSKYGIHRPNIGPFFQKSLTGRSPVIDVGTIKKIKQGEVQVVPGIVRINEDSVEFMDGTERKFAAIVFATGYKSSANDWLKDYKYALNEEGMPKNPFPAHFKGEKGLYCAGLSKRGLFGVARDAETIADDINKILSARNWKLYL, encoded by the exons ATGGAGAGTAAAGCAGTAGTTTTGATTGTAGGAGCTGGCCCTTCTGGCATTGCAACTGCAGCTTGCTTGACCCATCATTCCATTCCCTATGTGCTCCTTGAAAGAGAAGATTGCCATAATTCTCTTTGGAAGAAAGGAACCTATGATCGACTAGGTCTCCATCTAGCTAAAGAATTTTGCTCCTTACCATATAAGCCACAGCCACCAAATACCCCTTCTTTCATGTCCAAGGAATGTTTTGTTCGATACATAGATGAATATGTGTCCCAGTTTGACATCAACCCTCGCTACCACCGCTCTGTTGAGTCGGCTTCCTATGACAATTCTGAAAACAAATGGAGGGTTGAAGCTAAGAACACCATAGAAGGGAAGACGGAGGTTTATGTTGCTGAGTTTTTAGTGGTTGCTACCGGTGAGAATAGCGAGGGCTATATACCTGATGTGACTGGTTTGGATAGCTTTAAGGGAGAGATTGTACATTCCAAACAGTACAAATCAGGTCTGAAATATCAAGACCAAGATGTCTTGGTGGTTGGCTGTGGTAATTCCGGAATGGAGATTGCTTATGACCTCTCAAACTTCTATAGTCGCCCCTCCATTGTTGTCAGAGGCCCG TTTCATGTGCTGACCAGAGAAGCTGTGCATCGAGGAATGTCTTTAATGAAATATCTCCCTGTTCACGTTGTGGATGCTTTGACCATGATACATGCAGCTTTCCTTTTCGGCAATCTGTCCAAGTATGGCATCCATCGCCCAAATATAGGCCCCTTCTTTCAAAAATCGTTAACCGGAAGGTCTCCTGTTATTGATGTTGGAACAATCAAAAAGATCAAACAAGGAGAGGTTCAG GTTGTCCCTGGTATAGTGAGAATCAATGAAGACAGTGTGGAGTTCATGGATGGCACTGAGAGGAAGTTCGCTGCGATTGTGTTTGCAACTGGTTATAAAAGCTCAGCTAATGATTGGCTTAAG GATTATAAATATGCTCTGAATGAAGAAGGAATGCCAAAAAATCCATTCCCAGCTCACTTTAAGGGAGAGAAAGGCCTGTATTGTGCTGGGTTGTCAAAGAGGGGACTGTTTGGAGTAGCGAGGGATGCAGAGACCATAGCTGATGATATCAACAAGATTCTGAGTGCCAGAAACTGGAAGCTCTACCTATAA
- the LOC115994880 gene encoding mechanosensitive ion channel protein 1, mitochondrial isoform X3 yields the protein MAGVRVTLLRLLRNSANPFSKMQSFRSYNNSDMRISSPLQAFVKESQSPETLTNTHFKTLGSQSLLYTQCYKTKPITAFSPTLSNLHLLHNSPLILISPFSNYRSYSWSSGSKADKAGVPTASGASGVDGSGNDVFGSDFVDKVKDAWQTAVDAGTYTVQKAKEASDELIPYAHQLLDSHPYLKDVIIPFGGTFAGTILAWSVMPRLLRRFHKYATQSPAASPTGSVSWEQVPYERTIWGALEDPVRYLITFMAFSQMVVMVAPTTMASQYLGQAWRGAVILSFVWFLHRWKSNVFTRMLATQSAVGIDRDKLLAFDNLSSVGLFVIGIMALAEACGVAVQSVLTVGGIGGW from the exons ATGGCTGGAGTAAGGGTTACCCTTTTGAGATTGCTGCGTAATTCGGCCAATCCCTTTTCAAAAATGCAATCTTTTCGATCATACAACAACTCTGACATGAGAATTTCTTCACCATTGCAAGCTTTTGTGAAAGAATCACAGTCCCCTGAAACTTTGACAAATACCCATTTTAAAACTCTGGGTTCTCAGTCTCTTCTTTATACCCAATGTTACAAGACCAAACCCATTACTGCATTTTCACCTACCTTGTCGAATTTGCACCTCCTACATAATAGCCCTCTTATTTTGATCAGCCCCTTTTCAAATTATCGGTCATATTCATGGTCTTCTGGTAGCAAAGCTGATAAAGCTGGAGTTCCCACTGCTTCTGGTGCAAGTGGAGTGGATGGTAGTGGTAAtgatgtttttggaagtgattttgtTGATAAGGTTAAAGATGCTTGGCAGACTGCAGTTGATGCGGGAACTTATACTGTGCAAAAGGCTAAAGAAGCTTCTGATGAACTGATCCCCTATGCTCATCAATTACTTGATTCACATCCCTATCTGAAAGATGTAATTATTCCATTTGGTGGTACTTTTGCTGGTACTATATTGGCTTGGTCGGTTATGCCTAGGCTTTTGAGGAGATTTCACAAGTATGCTACGCAAAGTCCTGCTGCTTCACCAACTGGAAGTGTCTCTTGGGAGCAAGTTCCATACGAAAGAACTATTTGGGGTGCTTTGGAGGATCCAGTGCGATATCTAATTACCTTTATGGCATTTTCACAAAT GGTTGTAATGGTCGCACCAACCACTATGGCATCACAGTACCTTGGACAGGCATGGAGGGGTGCAGTTATTCTTTCATTTGTATGGTTTTTGCATCGATGGAAGTCGAATGTGTTTACTCGTATGTTGGCAACTCAGAGTGCAGTGGGTATTGATAGGGACAAGTTGCTGGCTTTTGACAACCTTTCATCTGTTGGTCTATTTGTGATTGGTATAATGGCTTTAGCTGAGGCTTGTGGGGTTGCTGTGCAATCTGTTCTGACTGTTGGTGGCATAGGAG GCTGGTAA